A stretch of the Bacillus sp. B-jedd genome encodes the following:
- a CDS encoding sugar ABC transporter substrate-binding protein, with product MKKKSLWFMVLMLVFSLALAGCSDKTGTKTKKDGKVEGEITVWVHPYTGDAKKEEEMWKEVTANYNKQFPDVKVKIETIPWANRDQKVLTALAANNGPDVFYAIPDQMPQYADVGMLLELDPYLKEKDLEGFVDTALTATTWKGKKYGLPILQEAYTFFYNLDVVKAIGEDPSKLPATWEEFEAWAAKAKEKGFYALSYAGGGSMNGTIYPWIWQAGGDVVTADNEVKINNSDSVKAFEMINNLYKNKYIPEDAVTATNHNELWMGGKMMAILGSGIDVTMLQKEGKFEFAFAPPLKNKEQLTYGTTGMFVVPSNSDNPDAAAEFVKTITNAENQRIFNTLTQYIPTQEEAKDIFDSNKYMSQLASYTKYALPGVIHPKGRAIMPFIQAEVQSMMAGEKNPQQAADAAAEAIKAELAKP from the coding sequence ATGAAAAAGAAAAGTTTATGGTTCATGGTCCTTATGCTTGTTTTCAGCTTGGCGCTTGCGGGTTGCAGCGATAAGACCGGCACAAAAACCAAAAAAGATGGCAAGGTTGAGGGAGAAATAACGGTATGGGTGCATCCTTACACAGGTGACGCGAAAAAAGAAGAAGAAATGTGGAAGGAAGTCACGGCCAATTATAATAAACAATTTCCTGATGTGAAGGTAAAGATTGAAACGATTCCTTGGGCGAACCGTGACCAGAAAGTCCTGACTGCGCTGGCTGCGAACAATGGCCCTGATGTTTTCTACGCGATTCCTGACCAAATGCCGCAATATGCGGATGTAGGCATGCTTCTTGAACTGGATCCTTATTTGAAGGAAAAGGATCTGGAAGGCTTTGTTGACACTGCGCTAACCGCGACAACTTGGAAAGGCAAGAAATACGGATTGCCAATTTTGCAGGAAGCTTATACATTCTTCTACAATCTGGATGTAGTGAAAGCAATCGGCGAAGACCCATCCAAGCTCCCAGCTACGTGGGAAGAGTTTGAAGCATGGGCAGCAAAAGCAAAAGAGAAAGGCTTCTATGCTTTGTCCTATGCGGGCGGCGGTTCCATGAACGGAACAATCTACCCATGGATCTGGCAGGCTGGCGGGGATGTTGTCACTGCTGACAATGAAGTGAAGATCAATAATTCTGATAGCGTCAAAGCGTTCGAAATGATCAATAACCTGTATAAGAACAAGTATATTCCTGAAGACGCGGTAACTGCGACTAACCACAATGAACTGTGGATGGGCGGAAAGATGATGGCGATCCTTGGCTCTGGAATCGACGTGACGATGCTCCAAAAAGAAGGCAAATTTGAGTTTGCTTTCGCACCGCCTTTGAAAAATAAAGAGCAGTTGACTTACGGTACGACCGGAATGTTCGTTGTTCCTTCGAACAGTGATAATCCGGATGCTGCAGCTGAGTTTGTCAAAACAATCACTAATGCTGAAAACCAGCGCATTTTCAACACCTTGACTCAATATATTCCAACACAGGAAGAAGCGAAGGATATCTTTGATTCAAATAAATATATGAGCCAATTGGCTTCTTATACAAAGTATGCATTGCCGGGCGTCATTCATCCGAAAGGCCGTGCAATCATGCCATTCATTCAGGCTGAAGTCCAATCGATGATGGCAGGGGAGAAAAACCCTCAACAAGCCGCGGATGCAGCTGCTGAAGCAATCAAAGCCGAGCTTGCAAAGCCGTAA
- a CDS encoding carbohydrate ABC transporter permease — translation MKKFGKYFVMLLLGFCFLLPFLIMVFGSLKETTFASLSPLFWLPTDPSLNNFIYLFRNDNFLRWIFNSVVITVIPVFSQMFFAGLLGYLFARKQFFGREFIFWTFMAVIMIPSQLLIIPKFIMFSKFGWINEYQSLIVPELWGIMGVFLVRQFMQGIPMELDEAARMDGAGDFQVFRKIYMPLAFPAIATVGTFSFVSNWNDLFQPLIFMTNEKMFPITVGLASTLNKEGNFGVEMAGATLSFIPTFLIFLFFQKYFTEGIQLSGLK, via the coding sequence TTGAAAAAATTTGGAAAGTATTTTGTTATGCTCTTACTGGGGTTTTGCTTTCTCCTGCCCTTTTTAATCATGGTATTCGGGTCGCTGAAAGAAACGACTTTCGCTTCGCTTAGTCCGTTATTCTGGCTGCCAACCGACCCATCCCTGAACAATTTTATTTATCTGTTCAGAAACGACAACTTTCTGCGCTGGATCTTTAACTCAGTCGTTATCACGGTCATCCCCGTATTTTCACAAATGTTTTTCGCGGGGCTGCTTGGTTACCTTTTTGCGAGGAAGCAGTTTTTTGGCCGCGAATTCATATTCTGGACATTCATGGCGGTCATCATGATTCCATCTCAGTTATTAATCATTCCAAAGTTCATCATGTTTTCGAAATTTGGCTGGATCAATGAATACCAGTCACTTATTGTTCCTGAACTTTGGGGGATCATGGGCGTCTTTTTAGTGCGCCAGTTCATGCAGGGCATTCCGATGGAGCTCGATGAGGCAGCGAGGATGGATGGCGCCGGGGATTTCCAGGTTTTTCGCAAAATTTACATGCCATTGGCGTTTCCGGCCATCGCAACTGTTGGGACATTTTCGTTCGTCAGTAACTGGAACGACTTGTTCCAGCCGCTTATTTTTATGACTAATGAAAAAATGTTCCCGATCACAGTAGGGCTTGCTTCGACCTTAAATAAAGAGGGGAACTTCGGCGTTGAAATGGCGGGGGCCACTCTATCGTTTATTCCGACGTTTCTTATCTTCCTGTTCTTCCAGAAGTACTTCACTGAAGGCATCCAGCTGTCAGGTTTGAAATAA
- a CDS encoding GNAT family N-acetyltransferase, with protein MTEFRLLKEEDFQHASDLADKVFRKEGHVSMGMAFPQVFSPAFNQSYGAFMDGKLVSFIGLVPSVLHIGGAEVQAFSIGAVCTEPDYRRRGLANTLLQMVFDHLHKSGASVLFVSGDLPIYLKQGCTFYGKMNQYKFGEGDLEAAEGFGIRELEPFDWFQLRKLGNARPVRYEQSLYELALLNERAAFASIFKMNHKVLIAEENGELKAFLMFGVPYEGQEKADSRAIEWGGDPAAVRSLLASAFTYGLNTLLVNVPAYEKELNGQLDGMSKEKLPFPGTMKIMDLDLLLSQLGPYFENKLSITAKDENQKELRFGEQTVLISNQELEELLLKGSKDMDPLLDDVFPIPFPFPQGLNYV; from the coding sequence ATGACAGAATTCCGCTTACTAAAAGAGGAAGATTTTCAGCATGCGAGTGATCTGGCGGATAAAGTTTTCAGGAAAGAAGGCCATGTATCAATGGGAATGGCCTTTCCGCAGGTTTTTTCACCAGCATTCAATCAATCATATGGCGCATTTATGGATGGAAAGTTAGTAAGCTTTATTGGATTGGTTCCGTCCGTCCTTCATATTGGAGGCGCGGAAGTTCAAGCTTTTTCGATTGGCGCAGTCTGTACAGAACCGGACTATCGGAGAAGGGGGCTTGCCAATACACTATTACAAATGGTTTTTGACCACCTTCATAAATCAGGGGCGTCAGTTCTGTTCGTGTCCGGTGATCTACCAATTTATCTAAAGCAAGGCTGCACTTTCTATGGAAAAATGAATCAGTATAAATTTGGCGAAGGTGACTTGGAAGCGGCAGAGGGCTTTGGGATCCGCGAGCTCGAACCTTTTGACTGGTTCCAGTTGAGGAAACTTGGCAACGCCAGGCCTGTCAGATACGAACAGAGCTTGTATGAATTGGCGCTTCTTAATGAAAGGGCCGCTTTCGCCAGCATTTTCAAAATGAACCATAAAGTGCTTATCGCTGAAGAAAACGGAGAGTTAAAAGCGTTTCTAATGTTTGGCGTGCCATATGAAGGGCAGGAGAAAGCGGATTCCCGGGCGATTGAATGGGGAGGAGACCCAGCGGCGGTCAGAAGCTTGCTTGCCAGCGCATTTACATATGGTTTGAACACTCTGCTCGTAAATGTACCAGCTTATGAAAAGGAATTGAACGGGCAACTGGATGGTATGTCTAAAGAGAAACTTCCTTTTCCAGGAACGATGAAAATTATGGACCTTGATTTATTGCTGTCCCAGCTAGGACCTTATTTTGAAAATAAGCTGTCCATCACGGCAAAGGATGAGAATCAGAAGGAACTCCGTTTTGGCGAGCAAACTGTCTTAATAAGCAATCAGGAATTGGAAGAGCTGTTGCTGAAAGGATCAAAAGACATGGATCCGCTGCTAGATGATGTTTTCCCGATTCCATTCCCATTCCCGCAAGGCTTGAATTATGTTTAA
- a CDS encoding carbohydrate ABC transporter permease, producing the protein MPLDNRKQLKRPLGKRIKDEWKKNALVYLILVPVLIHFVIFQIIPFVYSFVLTFMHYRVIGTSEFVGLRNWEQLFNDKIAWKSIWNTVLFSIYYIIPTMALGLILALILKSGIRMTKFFKGVFFLPVVTSFVVIAGIWEWLFSGTKSGFVNYLLGFVGVDPQLFLSSSSQALLVLAGLSIFKVSGSTMIYYFAGLQSIPKDMYEAAKIDGASPLKTFWMITFPLLKPIHFYVLIITTIGSFQIFDSAFLLTNGGPNFSTSTIVYYLYSIGFTNLNFSYAAVLSYVLFAIILVISLIQRKLVGKDQGIY; encoded by the coding sequence ATGCCTCTGGATAACAGAAAACAGCTGAAAAGGCCGCTGGGAAAACGAATTAAGGATGAATGGAAAAAGAACGCGCTCGTCTATCTCATTCTAGTCCCAGTTTTAATTCATTTTGTAATCTTTCAAATTATCCCCTTTGTGTATAGCTTCGTTCTCACATTCATGCATTACCGGGTCATTGGCACTTCAGAATTCGTCGGCTTACGGAACTGGGAGCAATTATTCAATGACAAAATTGCCTGGAAGTCCATCTGGAACACCGTCTTATTTTCCATCTACTATATCATCCCGACAATGGCGCTTGGCTTGATCCTTGCATTGATTTTGAAATCGGGCATCCGCATGACGAAGTTTTTTAAAGGAGTGTTTTTCCTCCCCGTCGTTACTTCGTTTGTCGTCATCGCCGGTATTTGGGAATGGCTGTTTTCAGGCACGAAATCGGGCTTCGTGAACTATCTGCTCGGTTTTGTCGGCGTCGATCCCCAGCTGTTTCTTTCGAGTTCATCCCAGGCGCTGCTCGTGCTGGCGGGTTTGAGTATTTTCAAAGTCTCCGGGAGTACGATGATTTATTACTTCGCCGGCCTCCAGTCGATTCCGAAGGATATGTATGAAGCAGCCAAAATTGATGGCGCCTCGCCATTAAAAACCTTTTGGATGATCACATTCCCATTGTTAAAGCCGATCCATTTCTATGTCTTGATCATTACGACAATTGGATCCTTCCAGATTTTTGATTCCGCATTTCTTTTGACTAACGGCGGGCCGAACTTCTCGACTAGCACGATTGTCTATTATCTGTATTCGATTGGCTTCACGAATTTGAACTTCAGCTATGCGGCGGTTCTATCTTACGTATTGTTCGCGATCATCCTGGTTATTTCGTTGATCCAGAGAAAACTGGTCGGGAAAGATCAAGGCATTTATTAA
- a CDS encoding YesL family protein: protein MDGWEKFNRYAIWMVKVAYINLLWIFFTIAGLGLFGLFPSTGAMFTIVQKWLRKEPVEKIFQTFWQTYKKEFVSLNKFGLFFILIGYVLVYDFLFLQMNGAKLQWFYPVIGFIAVSYLLVLVYFFPVYTQFEMKFFQYLKQSFLLGAGSFLETILIVTAFMLLTIIIRFVPGIIPLFTGSVMAVVITYCSNRALHRIKGQRKIINTGL, encoded by the coding sequence TTGGACGGATGGGAAAAATTTAACCGCTATGCAATTTGGATGGTTAAGGTTGCTTACATAAATCTTCTTTGGATTTTTTTCACGATTGCGGGATTGGGGCTGTTCGGCCTCTTCCCTTCCACGGGCGCCATGTTTACCATTGTCCAGAAATGGCTCCGGAAGGAACCTGTCGAAAAAATCTTCCAAACGTTTTGGCAAACGTATAAAAAGGAATTCGTTTCCCTTAATAAATTCGGGCTGTTTTTTATCTTGATTGGCTACGTCCTTGTTTATGATTTTCTGTTTTTGCAAATGAACGGCGCGAAACTGCAATGGTTCTACCCGGTCATCGGTTTTATTGCGGTTTCCTATCTCCTGGTGCTTGTATACTTTTTTCCGGTATACACGCAGTTTGAAATGAAATTTTTCCAATATCTTAAGCAATCGTTTTTATTGGGGGCAGGTTCCTTTTTAGAGACGATCCTGATTGTTACTGCCTTTATGCTCCTGACGATCATCATCAGGTTTGTGCCTGGCATCATCCCTTTATTTACAGGGAGCGTTATGGCTGTCGTCATCACCTATTGCAGCAACCGGGCCCTGCATAGAATCAAAGGCCAGAGGAAAATAATTAATACAGGTCTGTAG
- a CDS encoding Gfo/Idh/MocA family protein, which produces MDELKIGMIGLDTSHASAFAKLLNDPANPNHVRGGKVVIACPAGSLDFELSSSRIGKITREVESYGVRMAATIEEVAEQSDCILVESVDGRSHLEQVRRLAGFKKPIFVDKPLCLSSADAVAIAELSERYQTPIMSTSALRFAEPLRKALAIKDRGEIIGADCFGPMDMVDTQPGYFWYGIHTIEMLYAILGAGVRHVRADSTRDSDLIAAQWEDGRIGTARGNRNGSYAFGAVIHFEKGNEFVIIDSSSKPFYASLLEEIILFFRGTHAAVRLDETREIIRFIEAANESRETGKKVSL; this is translated from the coding sequence ATGGATGAGTTGAAAATCGGGATGATCGGCCTTGATACGTCCCATGCGTCCGCTTTTGCAAAATTACTGAATGATCCGGCCAATCCCAATCATGTCAGGGGCGGGAAGGTTGTGATTGCCTGCCCGGCCGGATCGCTTGATTTCGAGTTGAGCTCCTCGCGGATTGGAAAGATTACCAGAGAAGTAGAAAGCTATGGGGTCAGGATGGCGGCCACGATCGAAGAAGTGGCGGAGCAATCTGATTGTATTTTAGTAGAGTCCGTGGACGGAAGGTCGCATCTGGAGCAGGTAAGAAGATTGGCGGGGTTCAAAAAACCGATTTTTGTTGATAAACCATTGTGTTTATCTTCTGCCGACGCAGTTGCAATCGCGGAACTATCCGAGCGGTATCAGACGCCAATCATGAGTACTTCGGCTTTAAGATTTGCCGAGCCGCTAAGAAAAGCGTTAGCCATTAAGGACAGGGGCGAGATTATTGGTGCGGACTGCTTCGGGCCAATGGATATGGTTGATACGCAGCCAGGTTATTTTTGGTATGGAATACATACGATCGAAATGCTCTATGCGATATTAGGCGCTGGTGTCAGGCATGTTCGGGCGGATTCCACCCGGGATTCCGACTTGATCGCCGCACAGTGGGAAGACGGCAGGATCGGGACGGCCAGGGGAAACAGAAATGGCAGCTATGCCTTCGGGGCTGTGATCCATTTTGAAAAAGGGAATGAATTTGTCATCATCGATTCCTCGTCAAAACCGTTTTATGCGAGCCTGTTGGAGGAAATCATCCTGTTCTTCCGCGGTACCCATGCAGCCGTCCGGCTTGATGAGACACGGGAAATCATCCGCTTTATCGAAGCGGCCAATGAAAGCAGGGAGACGGGCAAAAAGGTATCGCTTTAG